A section of the Streptomyces sp. NBC_00178 genome encodes:
- a CDS encoding helix-turn-helix transcriptional regulator, with protein MATGRWGVSAYRDIVANEDLGRALRRLRRLASLTQEELAERSGISVDVIRQLEQGRKHSARLPTLHALANGLGVELTTLLGDPPAVSAGETDGPRFVALRRAVMPVLGGPDPAPPGPGFSSDRLRERIADSWTHYHAAEFDTVMSALPDMLLDARAATASQDEGERETGFACLGKALQLAGHVAVRMGKSDLALTSLERATDAAGRSSDPLLAPMIANSTAWTYQRQGRLEDALSVALRAADGMVTADSDETADGLKVWGALTMSAATSAARSGDYDRAAAMMEKAEREAARVSKMPDAGDNRMVSVFSPSSVRIERVRLAVQYGHPQDALALSKGMRLSKDTPPSWRTWLLLDVARAHTDTGDAAGAVKTLESLRRVAPTWMRHHTLAVAIVRDLWALPNHPPGLRPLAEFLGIGE; from the coding sequence GTGTCGGCGTACCGTGACATCGTGGCAAACGAAGACTTGGGACGGGCCCTGCGCCGTCTGCGCCGACTGGCCTCACTGACGCAGGAAGAACTGGCCGAGCGCTCCGGCATCTCGGTCGATGTGATCCGTCAGCTCGAACAAGGCCGGAAACATTCAGCACGCCTTCCCACACTGCACGCGCTGGCCAACGGTCTGGGTGTCGAGTTGACCACCCTTCTCGGCGACCCGCCCGCCGTCTCCGCGGGTGAGACCGACGGCCCGCGCTTCGTGGCCCTCCGCAGAGCCGTCATGCCGGTGCTCGGAGGGCCGGATCCCGCGCCGCCAGGTCCCGGCTTCTCGTCGGACCGTCTGCGTGAGCGGATCGCGGACAGTTGGACGCACTACCACGCTGCCGAGTTCGACACGGTGATGAGCGCCCTGCCGGACATGCTCCTGGACGCGCGCGCCGCCACCGCCTCGCAGGACGAGGGCGAGCGGGAGACCGGTTTCGCCTGTCTGGGCAAGGCGCTTCAGCTCGCCGGACACGTCGCTGTGCGGATGGGCAAGTCGGACCTCGCGTTGACGAGCCTTGAGCGGGCCACGGACGCGGCGGGACGGTCGTCCGACCCGCTGCTCGCTCCGATGATCGCCAACTCCACAGCGTGGACCTATCAGAGGCAGGGACGCCTGGAGGACGCGTTGAGCGTCGCCCTCCGTGCCGCCGACGGCATGGTGACGGCGGATAGCGACGAGACAGCCGACGGCTTGAAGGTGTGGGGCGCGCTGACCATGAGCGCCGCCACATCGGCCGCACGGAGCGGCGACTACGACCGCGCGGCGGCGATGATGGAAAAGGCTGAGAGGGAGGCTGCCCGGGTCTCGAAAATGCCCGACGCCGGCGACAACCGCATGGTGTCCGTCTTCAGCCCTTCCTCCGTCCGTATCGAACGCGTCCGGCTCGCAGTCCAGTACGGACACCCGCAGGATGCCTTGGCGCTGTCCAAGGGCATGCGGTTGAGCAAGGACACTCCACCGTCCTGGCGAACCTGGCTGTTGTTGGATGTCGCCCGCGCCCACACCGACACCGGCGATGCGGCCGGGGCGGTGAAGACGCTGGAGTCTCTGCGCAGGGTGGCACCGACGTGGATGCGACACCACACGCTGGCCGTGGCCATCGTCCGCGACCTCTGGGCACTGCCCAACCACCCCCCGGGACTGCGGCCGTTGGCCGAGTTCCTCGGGATCGGCGAATAG
- a CDS encoding ATP-binding protein: MPQPATRVRPTGHPGYSETLPREPESATAARRLVRVALSAWGLDDLAPDAALIVTELVSNAVRHARREYIRVVVDRPGPAQVRLGVVDFSQVQPVRGQPDPERESGCGLVLVEELAERWGTDPLPYGKRVWADLRGRGER; encoded by the coding sequence ATGCCGCAACCCGCAACACGGGTCCGCCCGACAGGGCACCCCGGGTACAGCGAAACACTGCCACGTGAACCGGAGAGCGCCACGGCCGCCCGGCGCCTGGTGCGCGTCGCCCTCTCCGCCTGGGGTCTCGACGACCTCGCCCCCGACGCAGCCCTGATCGTCACGGAGCTGGTGTCCAACGCCGTCCGGCACGCCCGGCGTGAGTACATCCGGGTCGTCGTCGACCGCCCTGGCCCCGCGCAGGTCCGTCTCGGCGTCGTGGACTTCTCGCAGGTGCAGCCGGTGCGCGGGCAGCCGGACCCGGAGCGCGAGAGCGGATGCGGCCTCGTGCTGGTGGAAGAGCTGGCCGAGAGGTGGGGCACCGATCCGCTGCCGTACGGCAAGCGGGTGTGGGCGGATCTGCGGGGGAGGGGCGAGAGGTGA